One Phaseolus vulgaris cultivar G19833 chromosome 4, P. vulgaris v2.0, whole genome shotgun sequence DNA window includes the following coding sequences:
- the LOC137838761 gene encoding uncharacterized protein, whose amino-acid sequence MISLGPSKFYGTSLPRPRIYTDFMFNDHRVDPPAPVSDPLMSWAEEAHWSMGGLNYKRLRLQGKIEGNVQKLRSQREKAQSQSPSSSPIPSAHSGSKRDASPTPPPAPFATKRRRCVDLIEVEVCEGRKSRLVKKLGDDFDRVASLENERSDTILLKTPNRKLVNGGETVKRTVAVAAEKPNPKAKKSSSEGEKVRRVRTSPRFTKRVSN is encoded by the coding sequence ATGATATCTCTTGGCCCTAGCAAGTTCTACGGCACCAGCCTCCCCCGTCCCCGCATTTACACCGACTTTATGTTTAACGACCACCGTGTCGATCCACCCGCTCCCGTCAGCGATCCGTTAATGTCTTGGGCCGAAGAAGCCCACTGGTCCATGGGTGGCCTCAACTACAAGCGCCTCCGCCTCCAGGGCAAAATCGAGGGCAACGTCCAAAAACTCCGCTCCCAGCGCGAGAAGGCCCAATCGCAAAGCCCAAGCTCAAGTCCAATTCCCTCGGCCCACTCTGGATCAAAAAGGGACGCTTCTCCTACGCCACCACCGGCTCCGTTTGCGACGAAACGTCGAAGGTGCGTGGATCTGATCGAGGTGGAAGTCTGTGAAGGTCGGAAGAGTCGGTTGGTGAAGAAGCTTGGTGATGATTTTGATAGGGTGGCGTCTTTGGAGAACGAGCGATCTGATACGATCTTGTTGAAGACTCCGAATCGGAAATTGGTTAATGGTGGTGAAACTGTAAAGAGGACGGTGGCTGTAGCGGCGGAGAAACCAAATCCCAAAGCAAAGAAGAGTAGCAGTGAAGGTGAGAAGGTTCGAAGGGTTAGAACTTCACCCAGATTCACTAAGCGCGTGTCCAATTAG